Proteins from a genomic interval of Gemmatimonadota bacterium:
- a CDS encoding AAA family ATPase — protein sequence MYVRHLKVRNWRNFSRISVDLQKRQFVVGPNASGKSNLMDVFRFLRDIAKVEGGGLQKAVADRGGMTKIRNLAARRDPDIAIEVRFCDPVNGRETWRYELGLKQQARGNRHTLITYERVSRDETVILERPNEEDREDIVRLTQTYLEQITANRAFREIARYFQAITYHHLVPSLLRHADLIGGRTLEGDPYGQDFLDRIAREHDRTRRARLSRIEAVLKAVVPRLEQLEFIRDPETGRPHLQALYAHWRPRAGIQREDQFSDGTLRLIGMLWALLDGESLLFLEEPELCLHPGIVNRLAALIRRMQRNTGRQVLVSTHSAALLSDPDIEPEEVLLLKPDHEGSAAEVAGDVSDALLLLDRDVAEEQAPRERTLEKDPNQLSLFE from the coding sequence ATGTATGTGCGCCATCTGAAAGTCAGAAACTGGCGGAATTTCTCGCGGATCAGCGTCGACCTGCAAAAGCGGCAGTTCGTCGTAGGCCCCAACGCGTCCGGGAAGTCCAACCTGATGGACGTGTTCCGGTTTCTCCGGGATATCGCCAAGGTCGAGGGCGGGGGTCTCCAGAAGGCCGTCGCGGACCGGGGCGGCATGACCAAGATCCGGAATCTCGCCGCGCGCAGGGATCCGGATATCGCCATCGAGGTGCGCTTCTGCGACCCGGTGAACGGGCGTGAAACCTGGCGCTATGAGCTCGGACTCAAGCAGCAGGCCAGGGGAAACCGGCACACGCTGATTACCTATGAGCGGGTGAGCCGGGACGAGACCGTCATTCTCGAACGGCCGAACGAGGAGGACCGGGAAGACATCGTACGGCTGACCCAGACCTACCTGGAACAGATCACCGCCAACCGGGCGTTCCGGGAGATAGCCCGGTACTTTCAGGCCATCACATACCATCACCTGGTCCCTTCGCTGCTCCGCCATGCGGACCTGATCGGCGGCCGGACGCTCGAGGGCGACCCCTACGGGCAGGACTTCCTGGACCGTATAGCCCGGGAACACGACCGGACCCGAAGAGCCCGCCTGTCCCGGATCGAAGCGGTGCTCAAGGCGGTCGTGCCGCGGCTCGAGCAGCTCGAGTTCATTCGGGACCCGGAGACCGGACGCCCCCATCTCCAGGCGCTGTACGCCCACTGGCGGCCCAGGGCGGGCATCCAGCGGGAGGACCAGTTCTCCGATGGGACATTGCGGCTCATCGGCATGTTGTGGGCACTTCTCGACGGGGAATCCCTGCTGTTCCTGGAGGAACCCGAGCTCTGCCTGCACCCGGGCATCGTCAACCGGCTTGCCGCCTTGATCCGGCGCATGCAGCGGAACACCGGCCGGCAGGTGTTGGTCAGCACGCACAGCGCGGCGCTGTTGTCCGATCCCGATATCGAACCGGAGGAAGTTTTGCTGCTGAAACCCGATCACGAGGGTTCGGCAGCGGAAGTGGCCGGCGACGTGTCGGACGCGCTGCTCCTCCTGGACCGCGACGTTGCCGAGGAACAGGCGCCCCGGGAAAGGACCCTCGAGAAAGACCCGAATCAGTTGAGTCTGTTCGAATGA
- a CDS encoding mandelate racemase/muconate lactonizing enzyme family protein yields the protein MKITDLRCAVIGQNPVVRITTDEGIHGLGQIENSKPYMKPHVLFYRDHIIGQDPTDVNRVISSIRRLGSFKPWGSAVSAIEMALWDIAGKAAGLPVYKLLGGKMRDRVRVYNGAVRFPMKGATVEDYAEDMARMKAAPEGFTIIKQGISFHSQMPSQVPDFFYGDLQKQGFHGNRGPLTEKGLKHLVACIEAMKAVLGDEVGLALDCGPGMLVPDALRLAKAVEHLHIMWLEDMITGDYTPFVLADLYREVNSKTSTPIHTGEQIYLRENFVDLIEKRAVDVVGPDPADVGGIAELKWIAEYADLHGVLMAPHGVIDGLIGLAALVHASAAMPPNYIAFEYPVGNPAWWYDIVEGLPETIVKDGFIDVWDSPGLGVDLVPDRALPYLKEEDQGFFD from the coding sequence ATGAAGATCACCGACCTGAGATGCGCCGTAATCGGCCAGAACCCCGTGGTACGGATCACGACGGACGAGGGGATCCACGGGCTGGGACAGATCGAGAACTCCAAGCCCTACATGAAGCCCCACGTCCTGTTCTACCGGGACCACATTATCGGCCAGGACCCGACGGATGTGAACCGCGTGATCTCGAGCATACGGCGGTTGGGCAGCTTCAAGCCCTGGGGCAGCGCGGTTAGCGCCATCGAGATGGCCCTGTGGGATATCGCGGGCAAGGCGGCCGGACTGCCGGTGTACAAGCTGCTTGGGGGCAAGATGCGGGACCGGGTGCGGGTGTACAACGGCGCCGTGCGGTTTCCCATGAAGGGGGCCACCGTGGAGGACTACGCGGAGGACATGGCCCGGATGAAGGCAGCGCCCGAGGGGTTTACCATCATCAAGCAGGGCATCAGCTTTCACAGCCAGATGCCGTCGCAGGTCCCCGACTTCTTCTACGGCGACCTGCAGAAGCAGGGCTTTCACGGCAATCGGGGGCCGCTCACCGAGAAGGGCCTGAAGCACCTCGTAGCCTGCATCGAGGCCATGAAGGCGGTCCTCGGCGATGAAGTCGGCCTGGCCCTCGACTGCGGCCCCGGCATGCTCGTGCCGGACGCCCTGCGCCTGGCGAAAGCCGTGGAACACCTGCACATCATGTGGCTGGAAGACATGATTACCGGCGACTATACGCCCTTCGTCCTGGCCGACCTCTACCGGGAAGTGAATTCGAAGACTTCCACGCCGATTCACACGGGGGAGCAGATCTATCTTCGGGAGAACTTCGTCGATCTCATCGAAAAAAGGGCCGTGGACGTGGTAGGCCCCGATCCGGCCGACGTGGGCGGGATCGCGGAACTGAAGTGGATCGCGGAATACGCCGACCTCCACGGCGTGCTCATGGCGCCCCACGGCGTCATAGACGGCCTGATCGGCCTGGCCGCCCTGGTGCACGCCTCGGCCGCCATGCCGCCCAATTACATTGCCTTCGAATACCCCGTCGGCAACCCGGCCTGGTGGTACGATATCGTGGAGGGATTGCCGGAAACGATTGTGAAAGACGGCTTCATCGACGTGTGGGACAGTCCCGGCCTGGGGGTCGACCTGGTGCCGGACAGGGCACTGCCCTACCTGAAGGAAGAAGACCAGGGCTTTTTCGACTAG
- a CDS encoding phytanoyl-CoA dioxygenase family protein, whose translation MLSDREKWLFDLHGYLVLRKVVTPDDLDRMIARCDEWHGMEEEELPQPLCSYENPGENPTAARAILHSEYADPVFDRLILNLPIMRLVLALTRERPQHLLSALTVNRPDSDEITLHNGATGAWRNPANDYQAADGEVFATFINAAISLVDVPEGAGFVCIPGSHKTYFERPAPIDIRSGPPTVVNVPINAGDAVVFTEALCHGALPWPLRDPPRRTMFQRYCTSYASWTPGAGPIEEHRHLLSDGVCEMKRQGGFQGPKDIVERLLDEMKAWEAAGRPAGWERRLQQTTGSTGSPA comes from the coding sequence ATGCTTTCGGATAGAGAGAAGTGGCTTTTCGATCTGCACGGTTATCTCGTCCTTCGCAAGGTCGTCACGCCCGATGACCTGGATCGCATGATCGCGCGGTGCGACGAATGGCACGGGATGGAAGAGGAGGAACTGCCGCAGCCGCTCTGTTCCTATGAGAATCCCGGTGAAAACCCGACGGCCGCGCGAGCCATTCTCCACTCCGAGTACGCCGACCCGGTATTCGACCGGCTCATACTGAACCTGCCGATCATGCGCCTCGTGCTCGCCCTGACGAGGGAACGGCCCCAGCACCTGCTGTCGGCCCTTACGGTGAACAGGCCGGACAGCGACGAGATCACGCTGCACAACGGCGCCACCGGGGCGTGGAGAAACCCGGCCAACGACTACCAGGCCGCGGACGGCGAAGTGTTCGCCACCTTCATCAACGCGGCCATTTCCCTGGTGGACGTGCCCGAAGGGGCCGGATTCGTGTGCATTCCCGGCAGCCACAAGACCTATTTCGAACGGCCTGCACCCATCGACATCCGCTCCGGACCGCCGACGGTCGTCAACGTGCCCATCAACGCCGGGGACGCCGTCGTCTTTACCGAAGCGCTCTGTCACGGTGCGCTGCCCTGGCCCTTGCGTGACCCGCCGCGGCGCACCATGTTTCAAAGATACTGCACGTCCTACGCGTCCTGGACGCCCGGTGCGGGTCCCATCGAGGAGCACCGGCACCTGCTGTCCGACGGCGTTTGCGAAATGAAACGTCAGGGCGGATTCCAGGGGCCGAAAGACATCGTCGAACGTCTGCTGGACGAAATGAAGGCGTGGGAGGCGGCCGGCCGGCCGGCGGGATGGGAGCGCCGGCTGCAACAGACCACAGGGAGTACTGGGAGTCCCGCATGA
- a CDS encoding aminotransferase class I/II-fold pyridoxal phosphate-dependent enzyme, with protein sequence MQLKAPWDMAVNRRILEMEYAVRGPIPLRAAELKQQGRRIIPCNLGNPQALGQRPISFYREVLSLVEHPVRIERERRLKALFNGGALDRSCGPGGAGGPGGPGGLEHDDFHSDYVLDLSERYLSQMETGMGAYSDSSGPRFIREAVAAFIDRRDGADDADRGAVPRSDPEQVFITNGASEGVRYVIDLLIDDASDGIMIPIPQYPLYSAAIKRCGGVQVDYFLNEDSGWALDRDLLESSLEDARGRGVDVKAIVVINPGNPTGAVLAEETVREVVAFAGDNGLAIIADEVYQENVYGGDAGFVSFARVLGRSGVPLFSVHSTSKGFYGECGHRGGYLEIRNAPRVRNTELSFTDLVLKQASVNICSNTVGQLMMYLLVNPPPENAEPYRRFTNERRTILEDLHDKAVMIRSGFDQMEGVSCFGRTGAMYLFPRLDKLPEGTNDFDYCMELLERTGLVTVNGEGFGQQPGTSHLRIAFLPPREVIEEVLPKWIAFHNAYVN encoded by the coding sequence ATGCAATTAAAAGCGCCCTGGGACATGGCGGTCAATCGCAGGATACTCGAAATGGAGTACGCCGTGCGGGGACCGATTCCCCTGCGGGCGGCCGAACTGAAGCAACAGGGAAGACGCATCATCCCGTGCAATCTCGGCAATCCCCAGGCCCTTGGCCAGCGACCCATCTCCTTTTATCGTGAGGTGCTGAGCCTGGTCGAGCATCCCGTTCGCATTGAGCGCGAACGCAGACTCAAAGCGTTGTTTAACGGCGGCGCCCTGGACCGATCGTGCGGCCCAGGTGGAGCAGGCGGACCAGGCGGGCCAGGCGGACTGGAACATGACGACTTCCACTCGGACTACGTGCTCGATCTCAGCGAACGCTACCTGTCGCAGATGGAGACCGGCATGGGCGCCTACTCGGACAGCAGCGGACCGCGGTTCATCCGGGAAGCCGTGGCGGCATTCATAGACCGCAGAGACGGTGCGGACGATGCGGACCGCGGCGCCGTTCCCCGTTCCGATCCGGAGCAGGTATTCATCACCAACGGCGCCAGCGAAGGTGTGCGGTACGTCATCGACCTGTTGATCGACGACGCGTCGGACGGCATCATGATCCCCATTCCCCAGTATCCGCTGTACTCGGCGGCTATCAAGCGCTGCGGCGGCGTGCAGGTCGATTATTTCCTAAATGAGGACTCGGGTTGGGCCCTGGATCGGGACCTGCTGGAATCTTCCCTGGAAGACGCACGCGGGCGCGGCGTGGACGTCAAGGCCATCGTGGTGATCAACCCGGGTAACCCGACCGGCGCGGTGCTGGCCGAAGAGACCGTCAGGGAGGTGGTCGCCTTTGCCGGCGACAACGGTCTGGCCATCATCGCCGACGAGGTCTACCAGGAGAACGTCTACGGTGGGGATGCGGGGTTCGTGTCCTTCGCCCGGGTGCTGGGTCGTAGCGGTGTGCCGCTGTTCAGCGTGCACAGCACCTCGAAGGGTTTCTACGGCGAGTGCGGCCACCGGGGCGGATATCTCGAGATCAGGAATGCTCCGCGCGTTCGGAACACCGAACTGTCGTTTACCGATCTCGTGCTCAAACAGGCGTCGGTGAACATCTGTTCGAACACGGTCGGCCAACTGATGATGTACCTGCTCGTCAATCCGCCACCCGAGAACGCCGAGCCCTACCGCCGCTTCACGAATGAACGCAGGACGATCCTCGAAGATCTCCACGATAAGGCGGTCATGATCAGGTCGGGTTTCGATCAGATGGAAGGTGTTTCCTGTTTCGGGCGAACCGGGGCGATGTACCTCTTCCCCAGGCTGGACAAGCTGCCGGAAGGTACGAACGACTTCGACTACTGCATGGAACTTCTGGAGCGGACCGGACTGGTCACGGTCAACGGCGAGGGATTCGGGCAGCAGCCGGGCACCAGTCACTTGAGGATCGCGTTCCTGCCGCCCAGGGAGGTGATCGAGGAAGTCCTGCCGAAGTGGATCGCGTTCCACAACGCTTATGTGAACTGA